CTCTTCGGTACGGAGACGTCCGGGTAGAGGTCGGTGAACATCTCCACGATCTCGTCGTACTCGCGTGCATTCCGGGCGCCGTACAGGAACTCCGCTCGCTGCGGGTAGCAGGAGGCGATCGTTCCGGCCTCGATCGCCTCGGACCACGCCGACTGCAGAGAGGCATCGGAGAGCAGCCGGACGAGGCCCGAGGTGTCGAGCAGATAGATCACCGGCCGTCCTTCTCCGCCCGATGCCGCCGCTCGGCGTCCTCGACCGCGGCCCAGTCGCGCGCGCGCTCGAAGTGGCGGCCGATCCGCGCCGCACGCTCCTGCTGTTCCGCGTAGAAGCGCAGGGCGAGGTTGACCGTCTCCTTCTTCGTCCGGGCCTTGGACAGGGCCATCGCCCGCTCCAGGGCTTCATCGTCTATGTCGATCTGGGTCACTGACATGCCCGGCCGCCCTTCGTGTGGGTCATGTACAAGAAATTGTATGCGACCAACATTCCTCTCGCGAGGCGCTTCCGGCCTTAGGGTGCCGCTATGTGCGGAATCGTGGGTTATGTCGGGATGCAGTCGGCGCAGGACGTCGTCGTCGCAGGACTCAAGCGCCTCGAATACCGGGGCTACGACTCGGCGGGCGTCGCCGTTCTCGCGGACGGCGGGCTCGCCGCCGCGAAGAAGGCGGGCAAGCTCGTCAATCTGGAGAAGGAGCTGGGGAGCCGGCCGCTGCCGGCCGGGCGGACCGGCATCGGGCACACCCGCTGGGCGACGCACGGAGCGCCCACCGACACCAACGCCCACCCGCACCTGGACAACGCGGGCCGGGTCGCCGTCGTGCACAACGGGATCATCGAGAACTTCGCGGCCCTGCGCCGCGAGCTGACCGGGCGCGGCCACGCCCTGGAGTCGGAGACGGACACCGAGGTCGTCGCGCATCTGCTGGCCGAGGCGTTCTCGGCCGGCGGGGACCTCGCGGAGGCCATGCGCCAGGTGTGCCGGCGGCTGGAGGGGGCCTTCACCCTGGTCGCCGTGCACGCGGACCAGCCGGACGTCGTCGTCGGCGCCCGGCGCAACTCCCCGCTCGTCGTCGGCGTGGGGCAGGACGAGTGGTTCCTCGCCTCGGACGTCGCCGCCTTCATCGCGCACACCCGGTCCGCCGTCGAGCTGGGCCAGGACCAGGTCGTCGAGCTGAGCCGCGAGGGCGTCGTCGTCACCGGGTTCGACGGCGAGCCCGCCGAGGTGCGCGAGTACCACGTCGACTGGGACGCCTCCGCCGCCGAGAAGGGCGGCTACGCCTCCTTCATGCTCAAGGAGATCGCCGACCAGCCCCGGGCCGTCGCCGACACCCTCCTCGGCCGGGTCGACGGGGAGGGCACGCTCCACCTCGACGAGGTGCGCATCCCGGCCGCCGAGCTGCGGGAGGTCGACAAGGTCGTCATCGTCGCCTGCGGAACCGCCTTCCACGCCGGGATGATCGCCAAGTACGCCATCGAGCACTGGACCCGGCTGCCCTGCGAGACCGAACTCGCCAGCGAGTTCCGCTACCGGGACCCGATCCTGGACCAGCGCACCCTCGTCGTCGCCATCTCCCAGTCCGGCGAGACCATGGACACCCTGATGGCGCTGCGGCACGCCCGCGAACAGGGTGCGAAGGTGCTCGCCATCTGCAACACGAACGGCTCGACGATCCCGCGCGAGTCCGACGCCGTCCTCTACACGCACGCCGGGCCCGAGGTCGCCGTCGCCTCCACCAAGGCCTTCCTCACCCAGCTCGTCGCCTGCTACCTCGTGGCGCTCTACCTCGGGCAGGTGCGCGGCACCAAGTGGGGCGACGAGATCCGTACGGTGGTGCGCCAGCTCTCCGCGATCTCCGGCGAGGTCGACCGCGTCCTCACGACGATGGAGCCCGTGCGCGAACTGGCCCGGTCCCTCGCCCACCACGACACCGTCCTGTTCGTCGGCCGGCACGTCGGCTATCCGGTCGCCCTCGAAGGCGCGCTCAAGCTCAAGGAACTCGCCTACATGCACGCCGAGGGCTTCGCGGCCGGCGAGCTGAAGCACGGGCCGATCGCGCTCATCGAGGAGGGCCTCCCGGTCGTCGTCATCGTCCCCTCGCCGCGCGGCCGTTCCGTGCTCCAC
The nucleotide sequence above comes from Streptomyces sp. NBC_01116. Encoded proteins:
- a CDS encoding PIN domain-containing protein — its product is MIYLLDTSGLVRLLSDASLQSAWSEAIEAGTIASCYPQRAEFLYGARNAREYDEIVEMFTDLYPDVSVPKSAGRWVASVQHRMARAGQHRSASAVDLVVAATAAHHGLTVLHDDLDYRTVARHAPDLGEHSVHDLA
- the glmS gene encoding glutamine--fructose-6-phosphate transaminase (isomerizing); its protein translation is MCGIVGYVGMQSAQDVVVAGLKRLEYRGYDSAGVAVLADGGLAAAKKAGKLVNLEKELGSRPLPAGRTGIGHTRWATHGAPTDTNAHPHLDNAGRVAVVHNGIIENFAALRRELTGRGHALESETDTEVVAHLLAEAFSAGGDLAEAMRQVCRRLEGAFTLVAVHADQPDVVVGARRNSPLVVGVGQDEWFLASDVAAFIAHTRSAVELGQDQVVELSREGVVVTGFDGEPAEVREYHVDWDASAAEKGGYASFMLKEIADQPRAVADTLLGRVDGEGTLHLDEVRIPAAELREVDKVVIVACGTAFHAGMIAKYAIEHWTRLPCETELASEFRYRDPILDQRTLVVAISQSGETMDTLMALRHAREQGAKVLAICNTNGSTIPRESDAVLYTHAGPEVAVASTKAFLTQLVACYLVALYLGQVRGTKWGDEIRTVVRQLSAISGEVDRVLTTMEPVRELARSLAHHDTVLFVGRHVGYPVALEGALKLKELAYMHAEGFAAGELKHGPIALIEEGLPVVVIVPSPRGRSVLHDKIVSNIQEIRARGARTIVVAEEGDEAVVPYADHLITVPATPTLLQPLVATVPLQVFACELATARGNEVDQPRNLAKSVTVE
- a CDS encoding type II toxin-antitoxin system VapB family antitoxin, giving the protein MSVTQIDIDDEALERAMALSKARTKKETVNLALRFYAEQQERAARIGRHFERARDWAAVEDAERRHRAEKDGR